One region of Terricaulis silvestris genomic DNA includes:
- a CDS encoding EVE domain-containing protein yields the protein MAHWLVKSEPETWSWDQHVKKGADAWTGVRNHQAKTHLKAMKKGDSVFFYHSGDGKEVVGVSTVVKEAYVDPTDKTGAFVCVDLKAVEPLKTPVTLATIKADKKLADMVLVKNSRLSVQPVTAAEWSAIRKMGGLK from the coding sequence AAGCGAACCGGAAACGTGGTCCTGGGACCAACACGTCAAGAAGGGCGCGGACGCCTGGACCGGCGTGCGCAACCATCAGGCCAAGACGCACCTCAAGGCGATGAAGAAGGGCGATAGCGTCTTCTTCTATCATTCCGGCGACGGCAAAGAGGTCGTCGGCGTCAGCACGGTGGTGAAAGAGGCGTATGTCGATCCGACCGATAAAACCGGGGCGTTCGTCTGCGTTGATCTGAAGGCCGTTGAGCCGCTGAAGACGCCGGTGACGCTGGCAACGATCAAGGCGGACAAGAAGTTGGCCGATATGGTGCTGGTGAAGAATTCGCGGCTCTCGGTGCAGCCGGTGACGGCGGCCGAATGGAGCGCAATCCGCAAGATGGGCGGGCTGAAGTGA